A single window of Paenibacillus sp. FSL H8-0537 DNA harbors:
- a CDS encoding SDR family oxidoreductase gives MIVIMGATGTIGSALLKRLVDLGVPAKALSREPEKLRDQIGEKGRSTIMVASADASDPESLRRAFTGASQLFLAMSNSPRQIELETSIIQLAAESGIKHIVKISSPAFEHSSPVAVAGWHQEIEKTLRESSLTHTVLRPYAFMQNLLRLAPTITTQNVFFGSMGDSPCNFIDCRDIADVAAEVLTNRKISGQIYTLTGSEIFNYPQIASQLSALLNRPISYINMEPQVLLRNLIEHGNMPPWLAHHVVEIQTMSTVVPEIPNDTVQRLLGREPRTLEAFLHEYVEHFR, from the coding sequence ATGATAGTTATTATGGGAGCAACAGGTACGATAGGAAGTGCGCTTTTGAAACGTTTAGTTGATCTTGGCGTACCCGCCAAGGCGCTGAGCAGAGAGCCAGAGAAGCTGCGTGATCAGATCGGAGAAAAAGGCCGATCGACTATCATGGTCGCATCGGCGGATGCTTCCGACCCCGAATCGCTGCGCCGCGCGTTTACAGGTGCTAGCCAGCTCTTCCTTGCCATGTCCAACAGTCCGAGACAAATCGAATTGGAAACTTCAATCATTCAGCTTGCCGCAGAATCTGGAATCAAACATATCGTAAAAATATCCAGCCCTGCCTTTGAGCACAGCTCGCCAGTGGCAGTGGCGGGCTGGCATCAAGAAATCGAGAAAACGCTGAGGGAATCGAGTCTCACCCACACCGTGCTGCGCCCTTATGCGTTCATGCAAAACTTGCTGCGCCTTGCACCAACGATCACAACCCAAAATGTTTTCTTCGGCTCCATGGGCGATTCACCGTGTAACTTCATTGACTGTCGCGATATCGCAGATGTTGCCGCAGAGGTTCTTACCAATCGCAAGATATCAGGCCAAATATATACGCTTACTGGTTCGGAAATTTTCAATTATCCCCAGATCGCGAGTCAACTATCTGCCCTGCTTAATCGGCCAATAAGCTACATCAACATGGAACCACAAGTACTGCTTCGCAATCTTATCGAGCATGGGAATATGCCTCCTTGGCTCGCGCACCATGTTGTGGAAATTCAAACCATGTCTACGGTGGTGCCAGAAATTCCAAATGATACTGTGCAGCGCTTGCTCGGCAGAGAGCCACGAACGCTAGAGGCCTTTCTGCATGAGTATGTTGAACATTTCCGGTAG
- a CDS encoding carbohydrate ABC transporter permease has product MRSEKLAGLRTHLILLPFSLLMLYPVIWWVGASFKSTAELGEPSLWPTVFMWENYSNGWNFSPQFTFATFFANTLMMEFWNVIGGVATAALVGYGFGRLNFKLRNFWFSILLLTMMLPAQVTVVPQYILFNKLGFTDSYVPLILPHFFGGGAFFVFLVVQFVRGIPRELDEAAQIDGASVYGIFFRIIAPLIKPALVTVGIFTFLWSWDDFFSQLLYLSSVEKFTVGLALRMFIDQFEVQWGQLLAMSLLSVVPSAILFFVAQKHFVEGIATTGIKG; this is encoded by the coding sequence ATGAGATCAGAAAAGCTAGCTGGACTCCGCACCCATTTGATTTTGCTCCCATTCTCGCTGCTGATGCTTTATCCGGTTATTTGGTGGGTTGGGGCATCGTTCAAAAGCACGGCTGAGCTTGGAGAGCCATCGCTATGGCCGACCGTCTTCATGTGGGAGAACTATTCGAATGGCTGGAACTTCTCGCCACAGTTCACCTTTGCCACTTTCTTCGCCAACACCTTGATGATGGAATTTTGGAACGTTATAGGCGGCGTCGCCACAGCTGCGCTTGTTGGCTATGGCTTTGGCCGTCTGAACTTCAAGCTTCGCAATTTCTGGTTTTCAATCTTGCTGCTCACGATGATGCTGCCAGCTCAAGTAACCGTCGTGCCGCAATATATATTGTTCAACAAGCTAGGGTTCACTGACAGCTATGTTCCGCTTATCCTCCCGCATTTTTTCGGCGGCGGCGCCTTCTTCGTCTTCCTGGTCGTCCAGTTCGTGCGGGGCATTCCACGCGAGCTTGATGAAGCGGCGCAAATTGATGGGGCATCGGTATATGGCATCTTCTTCCGCATCATCGCACCGCTCATTAAGCCAGCGCTTGTCACGGTAGGGATTTTCACCTTCCTATGGAGCTGGGATGACTTCTTCTCGCAGCTGCTTTACCTCAGCTCAGTCGAGAAATTTACGGTTGGCCTGGCATTGCGGATGTTCATTGACCAATTCGAAGTCCAATGGGGACAATTGCTTGCGATGTCACTATTGTCTGTCGTTCCGTCGGCGATATTGTTCTTCGTCGCCCAGAAGCATTTCGTAGAAGGCATTGCGACAACGGGGATCAAAGGGTAA
- a CDS encoding arsenic transporter — protein sequence MISLPSIIVSLFAFLFTILLILWRPRGLNEAIPATFGAILVLLSGVVSLTDLAHISATVSGAAITIMATIVMAIVLESFGFFIWAAEGLAIRARGSGLRLFWYVNLMCFLMTLFFNNDGSILITTPILLIMLHHMGLKNHQKIPYLLSGALIATASSAPIGVSNIVNLIALKIVGMDLYMHTVMMFIPATIGLLLLSLLLFFYFYHQLPRQVPHTITIVPIQSGYHPLLTPNGSKPAYPKYSSRFMKLILLFVFSVRLSLFAASYLHIPVEWVAVFGSLLLLSWRWVYLKMPPNDILRKIPWHILIFAFAMYIIIYGLHNIGLTQLLVQVFEPLVMGSLMNASILIGGLVSAMSTLVNNHPALMIGTITLTEMNLDPLSLKIAYLASVIGSDIGSLILPIGTLASLIWMNLVQKAKVKINWMDYVKVTIVVIPPVLLFTLVILALWVGWIFPMH from the coding sequence TTGATCTCGCTACCTTCCATTATCGTTTCCCTGTTTGCCTTCCTCTTCACGATCTTGCTCATTTTGTGGCGTCCCAGAGGACTGAATGAAGCCATTCCTGCTACGTTTGGCGCCATACTCGTCCTATTGAGCGGAGTCGTCTCGTTGACGGACCTGGCGCATATTAGCGCCACCGTTAGTGGAGCAGCCATCACCATTATGGCGACGATCGTAATGGCAATCGTGCTGGAGAGCTTTGGCTTCTTTATCTGGGCTGCCGAAGGGCTTGCCATTCGAGCACGTGGCTCAGGACTCAGATTGTTCTGGTATGTAAACCTGATGTGTTTTCTGATGACGCTATTTTTCAACAATGACGGCAGCATTCTTATCACGACCCCGATTTTGCTCATTATGCTGCATCACATGGGACTGAAAAATCACCAAAAAATTCCATACCTGCTTTCAGGAGCATTAATCGCTACCGCCTCCAGCGCCCCAATCGGAGTAAGCAATATTGTAAATCTGATTGCGCTGAAAATCGTCGGCATGGATTTGTACATGCATACCGTCATGATGTTTATCCCCGCTACAATTGGTCTGCTGCTGCTCAGCCTGCTGCTGTTCTTCTACTTTTACCATCAGCTTCCCCGGCAAGTCCCCCATACGATTACAATTGTCCCTATTCAATCTGGCTACCATCCTTTACTCACACCTAACGGAAGCAAGCCTGCATATCCCAAATACAGCAGCCGCTTTATGAAATTGATTCTGCTTTTCGTCTTCTCTGTCCGGCTAAGCTTATTTGCTGCCTCCTATTTGCATATCCCCGTTGAGTGGGTCGCTGTTTTCGGCTCCCTGCTGCTCCTTAGTTGGCGCTGGGTTTACTTGAAAATGCCGCCGAACGACATTTTGCGTAAAATTCCGTGGCATATACTCATTTTCGCCTTCGCCATGTATATCATTATTTATGGCCTGCACAATATTGGTCTGACGCAATTACTCGTGCAGGTGTTCGAGCCGCTTGTCATGGGAAGCCTGATGAATGCAAGCATTTTAATCGGAGGGCTTGTCTCCGCCATGTCTACACTTGTCAACAATCACCCCGCGCTCATGATCGGCACGATCACCCTCACGGAAATGAACCTCGATCCGCTTTCACTCAAAATCGCCTACCTCGCCAGCGTCATTGGGAGCGATATTGGCTCACTCATTTTACCGATAGGCACGCTAGCCTCGCTCATTTGGATGAATCTTGTACAGAAAGCCAAGGTAAAAATCAATTGGATGGATTATGTCAAAGTAACGATTGTCGTCATTCCGCCTGTTCTGCTGTTTACTCTCGTTATTCTTGCTTTATGGGTTGGCTGGATCTTCCCTATGCATTAA
- a CDS encoding MarR family transcriptional regulator, whose product MNNNNKIINDIDAIPSLVQSKRQIDRYNLDIDAQAILVASRLMAAGVKLGHASEIHFSRFGLSTSRYRLLADLEDNEGEELPSQLAEHLGVTRATVTGLIDTLERDGLVSRRSSSDDGRQRSVILTEAGAKKLREMAPEHFARLEAMVGLLNIDERSVFLDLLGRVTQGISALTGELGSNPKGNISND is encoded by the coding sequence ATGAACAACAATAATAAAATAATAAATGACATTGACGCTATTCCTTCACTAGTACAATCCAAGCGTCAGATTGATCGCTATAACCTAGACATAGACGCGCAGGCTATACTCGTCGCGTCTAGACTAATGGCAGCGGGAGTCAAGCTTGGACATGCCTCGGAGATTCATTTCTCTAGATTCGGTTTATCAACAAGTCGATATCGTTTATTGGCAGATCTTGAAGATAACGAAGGAGAAGAATTGCCTTCGCAATTAGCGGAGCATCTAGGCGTTACACGTGCTACAGTGACAGGTCTTATCGACACCCTGGAACGAGATGGGCTAGTATCTCGGAGATCAAGCTCAGATGATGGGCGTCAGAGATCGGTCATATTGACGGAAGCAGGAGCGAAGAAGCTTCGTGAAATGGCTCCTGAGCATTTCGCTCGGTTGGAAGCAATGGTGGGCTTGCTCAATATCGATGAGCGCAGCGTATTTCTCGACTTGCTAGGCCGAGTTACACAAGGCATCTCAGCTCTTACGGGCGAACTAGGCTCGAATCCAAAGGGAAACATCAGTAATGATTAG
- a CDS encoding helix-turn-helix domain-containing protein, with product MEKSGLCPRLHKGMDIISKRWTGLIIYQLLSGPQRFSCIQGALPISGRLLSERLKDLENEGIVSRAVFPDIPVRIEYSLTEKGHALEPVIRELQQWSSDWVAPMSISK from the coding sequence ATGGAGAAATCCGGGCTTTGTCCGCGCCTGCACAAAGGAATGGACATTATAAGCAAACGATGGACCGGCTTGATTATTTATCAGTTGCTGTCCGGGCCGCAGCGCTTCAGCTGCATTCAAGGTGCCCTTCCCATTAGCGGCAGACTGCTGTCTGAGCGGCTCAAGGATCTTGAAAATGAGGGAATTGTAAGCCGCGCCGTCTTTCCAGACATTCCAGTTCGCATCGAATATTCGCTTACCGAAAAGGGACACGCACTGGAGCCGGTCATTCGCGAATTGCAGCAATGGTCATCCGATTGGGTAGCGCCTATGTCCATATCCAAGTAA
- a CDS encoding glycoside hydrolase family 2 protein codes for MKITDWRLQHFEVGEKPPLQVAAPGLDDRFWMTAKVPGDVHSTLIDRRIIEHPYFGHNDIKCRWIEQKEWWYRAQFDYEVHEGQGERHELIFEGLDTFATIFVNGLEVGTAENMHRIYVFDVTRVVRPGKNAIAVRFDPLHLHHQDKEPFQWSSYTKERPWLRKAAMNFGWDWGPRMVTVGIWGSVRLERRRAAKLGSVFVQTLSAGKEEAALKVAVDTVAYHKLAQLTAEIKLFTREGEVAASAAISLKGGHEASAELAVKQPQLWWSHDLGEPYLYELEVQLFADGEQVDSYRKRCGIRTIELQLEDEAGKPAFAFLLNGVKLFAKGSNWIPADSFIGAVKDKRYTDLIELAVDSNMNMLRIWAGGIYEKDVFYEECDRLGVLVWQDFAFANALFPDFNRNFMENVKQEAIDNVKRLRNHPSLALWCGNNEIDWLYDMKSAGGDITCPFYGESIYHELLPEVLEQYDSSRPYWPSSPYGGNDANDPDVGDRHNWQVWHGSVYPRKFGEAPLLDYSIEGVTFKNYKKDFTLFSSEFGMHASANRYTLERYIPEGEFYWGSVEMAHRNKDTNHQKGILLMDGYTGIPQNIEEYMNFSMLTQAEGLKYGIEHYRRNKHRTSGSLVWQHNDSWPGTSWSLIDYELLPKASFYYAKKFYHPLLLSLDYEPGQPLCVWAVNDRLEAYEGEVLFKCYTQEGALMYEQSFDVNLPPNTAIQIGELAEAVVLGNAAPEQVIVKLSAPRWDAPDNYYYLRDHRELSLPDSILAATFNEKEQTVSIAASGGAARLVKIAVKQGNIRFSDNYFDLLPGESVTVTLQQADGQPLRSETLEVSALNADKAEIHFN; via the coding sequence ATGAAAATAACAGACTGGCGGTTGCAGCATTTTGAAGTAGGGGAGAAGCCTCCTCTTCAGGTGGCGGCACCTGGACTTGACGACCGTTTTTGGATGACGGCGAAGGTTCCCGGGGATGTGCATTCCACTCTGATTGATCGGCGCATTATTGAGCATCCCTATTTTGGGCATAACGACATCAAATGTCGCTGGATCGAGCAGAAGGAGTGGTGGTATCGAGCGCAGTTCGACTATGAGGTTCATGAGGGTCAAGGGGAGCGGCATGAGCTGATTTTTGAAGGCTTGGATACATTTGCGACGATCTTCGTCAATGGACTCGAAGTGGGTACGGCGGAAAATATGCATCGCATTTATGTTTTTGATGTGACGAGGGTTGTGCGTCCAGGCAAAAATGCCATTGCTGTCCGTTTTGACCCGCTGCATTTGCATCATCAGGATAAGGAGCCATTCCAGTGGTCCTCCTATACAAAGGAACGTCCATGGCTGCGCAAGGCCGCGATGAACTTCGGCTGGGACTGGGGGCCACGAATGGTCACCGTCGGCATTTGGGGCAGCGTTCGTCTGGAGCGCAGACGTGCCGCTAAGCTCGGCAGTGTATTCGTTCAAACGTTATCGGCTGGCAAGGAAGAAGCGGCTTTGAAAGTAGCAGTTGATACGGTTGCCTATCACAAGCTGGCGCAGCTGACTGCTGAAATCAAGCTGTTTACGAGAGAGGGAGAGGTTGCGGCATCCGCAGCGATTTCCTTGAAAGGCGGGCACGAAGCATCGGCGGAGCTGGCTGTAAAGCAACCGCAGCTATGGTGGTCGCATGATCTTGGCGAGCCGTATTTGTATGAGCTGGAGGTGCAGCTGTTTGCGGATGGTGAGCAGGTTGACAGCTATCGCAAGCGCTGCGGCATCCGGACAATTGAGCTGCAGCTGGAGGATGAGGCTGGAAAGCCCGCTTTTGCCTTCCTGCTGAACGGCGTCAAGCTGTTCGCCAAAGGCTCCAACTGGATTCCGGCTGACAGCTTTATTGGAGCGGTGAAGGACAAGCGCTATACCGATCTCATCGAGCTGGCTGTCGATTCCAATATGAATATGCTGCGCATTTGGGCTGGCGGCATCTATGAGAAGGATGTTTTTTACGAGGAATGCGATCGTCTTGGTGTACTCGTCTGGCAGGATTTTGCCTTTGCGAATGCACTATTCCCAGATTTCAACCGTAATTTCATGGAAAATGTGAAGCAGGAAGCGATCGATAATGTGAAGCGTCTGCGCAATCATCCGTCGCTTGCTTTATGGTGCGGCAACAACGAAATTGACTGGCTGTATGACATGAAGTCGGCTGGCGGGGATATTACTTGTCCCTTCTATGGCGAGAGCATCTACCATGAGCTGCTGCCGGAAGTGCTGGAGCAGTATGACAGCAGCAGGCCGTATTGGCCGTCGTCGCCATATGGCGGCAATGATGCCAACGATCCTGATGTCGGTGACCGCCACAATTGGCAAGTATGGCATGGCTCGGTGTATCCGCGCAAATTCGGCGAGGCGCCGCTGCTTGATTACAGCATTGAAGGCGTTACGTTCAAAAATTATAAAAAAGATTTCACTCTGTTCAGCAGCGAGTTCGGCATGCACGCATCTGCGAACCGCTATACGCTGGAGCGCTATATCCCGGAAGGCGAATTTTATTGGGGCAGCGTAGAGATGGCGCATCGCAACAAGGATACGAACCATCAGAAGGGCATTTTGCTCATGGATGGTTATACAGGCATTCCGCAAAATATCGAAGAATATATGAACTTCTCCATGCTCACGCAGGCGGAGGGCTTAAAATATGGCATTGAGCATTACAGGCGCAATAAGCACCGCACCAGCGGATCGCTCGTCTGGCAGCATAATGACAGCTGGCCAGGCACCAGCTGGTCGCTGATTGACTATGAGCTGCTGCCGAAGGCTTCTTTTTATTATGCGAAAAAGTTTTATCATCCACTCCTGCTGTCGCTCGATTATGAGCCAGGGCAGCCGCTCTGCGTATGGGCAGTTAATGACCGGCTGGAAGCGTATGAGGGCGAAGTGCTGTTCAAGTGTTATACGCAGGAAGGCGCCTTGATGTATGAGCAGAGCTTTGACGTCAATCTGCCGCCGAATACGGCAATTCAAATTGGCGAGCTTGCAGAGGCAGTAGTGCTAGGCAATGCTGCGCCAGAGCAGGTCATTGTGAAGCTGTCCGCTCCTCGGTGGGACGCGCCGGACAATTATTATTATTTACGTGATCATCGAGAGCTCAGCTTGCCGGACAGCATCCTTGCAGCGACGTTTAATGAGAAGGAGCAGACGGTTTCGATAGCTGCTTCGGGCGGTGCGGCGCGCCTGGTGAAAATCGCTGTGAAGCAGGGCAACATCCGCTTCAGCGATAACTATTTTGACCTGCTGCCCGGTGAATCGGTTACGGTCACCTTGCAGCAAGCAGACGGACAGCCGCTGCGATCTGAGACGCTGGAAGTGTCAGCTCTCAACGCTGACAAGGCTGAAATACATTTTAACTAA
- a CDS encoding sugar ABC transporter substrate-binding protein: MKTQRKWLKWLPVTLISVPLVLSGCGSNSGGNSTAASTAPAASSTGNADAAAKLKVMWWGSQARHDATLKDLELYTSKNPNVTFAPEYTAWDGYWEKLPTLAASSTLPDVLQMDAAYIQGYAKRGLLADLSDIDLSGVVDAQVLENIKIGGKVYGVPLSYNGQGIVYNKEVLEAAGVSLPASNWSWDDFFAYAKEAHEKLPKGQYGIDDMTNIWEFYQYYQTSQGKGPIFKDGTTFNLDKDTWMKFQQIYADFRKDGIVPAADQQLSFKENDPQLDSMASGKVMLRTASVGSASVIESLLPGKLGVGSIPIGEAGGGWAQSTIFLSVSEGSASKEQAKAFIKWFVADKESGKTLGLTRGIPINEEVFKELEPTLTSGDLFAKELLEAAKPKALPFYPAPAGAEDFVKTYKSEMEAVMFGQATLEEAYQTLLDKGKDAEAKLNK; this comes from the coding sequence ATGAAAACACAAAGAAAATGGCTGAAATGGTTGCCCGTTACTCTGATTTCGGTTCCCCTCGTTCTTTCCGGCTGCGGCTCAAACAGCGGTGGCAATTCAACTGCGGCAAGCACTGCGCCAGCGGCTTCGTCTACTGGAAATGCCGATGCAGCGGCAAAGCTGAAGGTGATGTGGTGGGGCTCGCAGGCAAGACATGATGCCACGCTTAAGGATTTGGAGCTGTACACCTCGAAGAACCCGAATGTGACGTTTGCGCCTGAGTATACAGCGTGGGACGGTTATTGGGAAAAGCTGCCGACGCTCGCGGCATCGAGTACGCTGCCAGATGTACTGCAGATGGATGCAGCTTACATTCAAGGCTATGCGAAACGGGGCCTGCTGGCGGATCTGTCCGATATTGATCTGTCGGGAGTCGTAGATGCACAGGTTTTGGAAAATATTAAAATTGGCGGCAAGGTGTACGGCGTTCCTCTCAGCTATAACGGACAAGGCATCGTCTACAATAAAGAGGTGCTGGAAGCGGCGGGAGTTAGCCTTCCAGCGAGCAACTGGTCGTGGGATGATTTCTTCGCTTATGCGAAAGAAGCGCATGAGAAGCTGCCGAAGGGCCAATACGGCATTGACGATATGACGAACATTTGGGAATTTTATCAATATTACCAAACCTCCCAAGGAAAAGGGCCGATCTTTAAAGACGGTACAACGTTTAATCTCGATAAAGACACTTGGATGAAGTTCCAGCAAATTTATGCGGACTTCCGCAAAGATGGCATAGTCCCTGCAGCAGACCAGCAGCTATCCTTTAAGGAAAATGATCCGCAGCTCGATTCGATGGCTTCAGGCAAAGTTATGCTGAGAACCGCATCTGTCGGCTCGGCAAGTGTGATTGAATCCTTGCTCCCTGGCAAGCTTGGAGTAGGCAGCATTCCGATCGGTGAAGCTGGCGGCGGCTGGGCGCAATCAACGATTTTCCTGTCTGTGAGCGAAGGCTCGGCTAGCAAGGAGCAGGCGAAAGCGTTCATTAAATGGTTCGTGGCTGACAAAGAATCCGGCAAGACGCTTGGTCTGACACGCGGTATTCCAATTAATGAAGAGGTGTTCAAAGAGCTCGAGCCGACGCTTACGTCCGGCGACTTGTTTGCTAAAGAGCTGCTTGAAGCGGCAAAACCGAAAGCATTGCCTTTCTATCCAGCTCCAGCGGGTGCGGAGGATTTCGTAAAAACCTACAAATCCGAGATGGAAGCGGTTATGTTTGGCCAAGCCACATTGGAAGAGGCTTATCAAACGCTGCTCGATAAAGGGAAAGACGCAGAAGCGAAGCTGAACAAATAA
- a CDS encoding glycoside hydrolase family 2 protein, translated as MNEANRTLSDWSFRACGEKEWLPATVPGNVHMDLLRQEKIGHPFYGTNEHGLQWIDKQDWEYRATFGVTPEMLAQSQLELVFTGLDTYADVYVNGKHMLSADNMFRSWKINVKPVLQPEGNVITVKFRSPINEDLPKLEKLGYSLPATNDQSELGGLGDKKLSVFARKAPYHYGWDWGPRFVTSGIWKEVKLVAWSDVRLTDLYIEQQEITSVQASLRIVAEVECEQTWQGVLRVEADGRRWEQQVKLDAGLQTVKLAASITEPRLWWCRGLGKPELYHFKALLVQAKDGVEQSVSSRSVTTGLRAVKLVTDQDEQGHAFYIELNGVPVFAKGANHIPNDSFLPDVTYERYRHEIASAALSNMNMLRIWGGGIYEADVFYELCDEYGLLVWQDFMFACSMYPGDEAFLENVRLEAEENVRRLRNHPCIALWCGNNEIDTAWSHYDDNMGWGWKRDYTPEQREQLWADYEAIFHRILPQTVAGLGNGIAYWPSSPMRGLTGDGEQHAFNLSKSGDIHYWGVWHNVEPFEKYNVHVGRFMSEYGFQSFPELQTVQQYAEEADMAIESEVMLAHQKNARGNQLIKEYMDMYLRQPKDFSAFLYLSQVLQAEAMKTAIEAHRRKKPFCMGTLYWQMNDCWPVASWAGMDYYGRWKALQYYAGRSFRDIMLSFDDTSGGRVDCYVLSDQNDPFIGELGLELCSFAGEVLKRFAVPVSLQPNKGHIACSFELKALLPEGIEPGSVVLAAKLRQGGLLVEKKEHYFRPMKELALIAPAIKVSDVEGSGGTAFVLETNMLAKQVRLSASIEGIFSDNYFDLLPNEPRTITFYARNPQGDQAFITASPGELAVHSMTDFI; from the coding sequence ATGAACGAAGCGAATAGAACTTTATCTGATTGGAGCTTTAGAGCATGCGGGGAGAAGGAATGGCTGCCAGCGACTGTGCCGGGAAACGTGCATATGGATCTTCTGCGGCAGGAAAAAATAGGCCATCCGTTTTACGGGACGAATGAGCATGGACTGCAGTGGATTGACAAGCAGGATTGGGAGTATAGGGCGACGTTCGGCGTAACGCCGGAAATGCTCGCACAATCGCAGCTTGAGCTGGTTTTTACAGGACTAGATACGTATGCTGATGTGTACGTAAATGGCAAGCATATGCTGTCGGCGGACAATATGTTCCGCAGCTGGAAAATCAATGTTAAGCCGGTTTTACAGCCGGAGGGCAATGTGATAACCGTCAAATTTCGTTCGCCTATTAACGAGGATTTGCCAAAGCTTGAGAAGCTGGGCTACTCGCTTCCAGCGACGAATGACCAATCAGAGCTTGGCGGGCTTGGCGACAAGAAGCTTAGTGTTTTTGCCCGCAAGGCTCCTTATCATTATGGCTGGGACTGGGGCCCGCGCTTTGTGACGAGCGGCATTTGGAAAGAAGTTAAGCTCGTTGCCTGGTCGGATGTACGACTGACCGATCTATATATCGAGCAGCAGGAAATAACGTCTGTTCAAGCGAGTCTCAGGATTGTCGCAGAGGTCGAATGCGAGCAGACTTGGCAAGGGGTACTGCGGGTTGAGGCAGACGGCAGGCGCTGGGAGCAGCAGGTTAAGCTGGACGCGGGATTGCAGACGGTGAAGCTGGCGGCGTCTATTACCGAGCCGCGGCTTTGGTGGTGCCGAGGCCTCGGCAAGCCGGAGCTCTATCATTTTAAAGCACTGCTTGTGCAAGCAAAGGATGGAGTCGAGCAGTCTGTTAGCAGCCGAAGTGTAACGACGGGTTTGCGGGCAGTGAAGCTGGTAACCGATCAAGATGAGCAGGGCCATGCTTTTTATATCGAGCTAAACGGCGTTCCGGTGTTCGCCAAAGGCGCTAATCATATTCCAAATGACAGCTTTCTGCCTGATGTGACGTATGAGCGCTACCGTCATGAAATTGCGAGTGCTGCGCTATCGAATATGAATATGCTCCGTATATGGGGTGGCGGCATTTATGAAGCGGATGTGTTTTATGAGCTTTGTGATGAGTACGGCTTGCTCGTCTGGCAGGATTTCATGTTCGCTTGCAGCATGTATCCCGGAGATGAGGCTTTTCTGGAAAATGTGCGTCTGGAAGCGGAGGAAAACGTTCGGCGTCTGCGCAATCACCCCTGTATCGCCTTATGGTGCGGCAACAACGAAATCGATACAGCCTGGTCGCATTATGATGACAATATGGGCTGGGGCTGGAAGCGCGATTATACGCCGGAGCAGCGGGAGCAGCTGTGGGCCGATTATGAGGCGATTTTCCATCGGATTTTGCCGCAGACGGTCGCTGGGCTTGGCAATGGTATTGCGTATTGGCCTTCATCGCCGATGCGCGGGCTGACGGGAGACGGGGAGCAGCATGCTTTCAACCTGTCCAAGAGCGGCGATATTCACTACTGGGGCGTCTGGCATAACGTAGAGCCCTTTGAAAAATACAACGTCCACGTAGGCCGCTTTATGAGCGAATACGGCTTTCAATCGTTCCCTGAGCTGCAGACGGTGCAGCAGTATGCGGAGGAAGCGGATATGGCAATTGAATCGGAGGTTATGCTGGCGCATCAGAAAAACGCGCGCGGCAACCAGCTGATCAAGGAATATATGGATATGTATTTGCGCCAGCCGAAGGATTTTTCGGCATTTCTGTATTTGAGCCAAGTGCTGCAGGCGGAAGCGATGAAGACAGCGATTGAGGCTCATAGGCGGAAAAAGCCATTTTGCATGGGGACGTTATATTGGCAAATGAACGATTGCTGGCCCGTTGCCTCATGGGCGGGAATGGACTATTATGGGCGCTGGAAGGCGCTACAATATTATGCGGGACGCAGCTTCCGTGACATAATGTTATCCTTCGATGATACTAGTGGCGGCCGCGTTGATTGCTATGTATTGTCAGATCAAAATGACCCTTTCATCGGCGAGCTTGGGCTAGAGCTGTGCTCCTTCGCCGGCGAGGTGCTGAAGAGATTTGCTGTTCCCGTGTCGCTTCAGCCGAATAAGGGCCACATTGCCTGCTCCTTTGAGCTAAAGGCGCTGCTTCCAGAAGGTATTGAGCCAGGCTCAGTTGTTCTGGCAGCCAAGCTTAGGCAGGGTGGACTGCTTGTGGAGAAAAAGGAGCATTATTTCAGGCCGATGAAGGAGCTTGCACTTATAGCTCCTGCCATTAAGGTAAGCGACGTTGAAGGCAGCGGCGGCACAGCCTTTGTTCTGGAGACGAATATGCTGGCGAAGCAGGTTCGACTTTCCGCGTCCATCGAGGGCATTTTTAGTGACAACTATTTCGATTTGCTGCCGAATGAACCGCGTACGATCACGTTTTACGCGCGAAATCCGCAAGGGGATCAGGCTTTCATTACTGCATCACCGGGCGAGCTTGCCGTCCATTCGATGACCGATTTTATTTAA